The DNA sequence AGGCTCTGTAGGCTCATGATTGATTAATTGGGCAATGGTTTTAGCCACATGCTGCCCCATTTGTATGGCTACTTGTGCCACACCGGGATGACCTTTTGGGGTTTCATCGGTTATCATAGCTGCCACATCGCCAATGGCAAATATATTGCTGGTGCCTACTACGCGGCAAACGCTATCCGTCCTGATCCTGTTGCCACGTTCGATAAAATTGGGATCGATGCCTTCAGGTATAACCCCCATAACACCGGCACTCCAGATCACGGTTTTGGTGCGGATGGTTTTGCCTCCTTCAAATTTGATTTCGTCACCATCATAACTATCTACTTTTACACCTAAAAGCACTTCGACGCCCATTTTGGTCAGAAAATCCTTAGTAGCGGCGGATGCTTCTTCAGAAAAAGGGCCTAATACCTTCGGAAGAAAATCGACCAGGTATACTTTCATGTCCTCTTTTTTGAGTTCGGGATAATCTTTGGCGAGGATATGGTTGCGTAATTCGGCCAATGCGCCTGATAGCTCTACTCCGGTTGGGCCAGCACCTACCAATACGAAGGTCAAATAAGGCGCCCGCTCTTCCGGAGTAGGTTTTAGTAATGCTTCCTCAATATTTTGCAAAATAGAATATCGCAGGTTAAGCGCCTCCGGGATAGATTTCATCGGCATCGAAAACTTTTCGATATCCTTGTTACCAAAAAAGTTGGTTGTCGATCCTGTGGCTATCACCAGGTAATCATAAGCTATTTCGCCAATGGTAGTATCAATAGTGTTTTTTGCGGCATTTACTTTGGTTACCTCGGCAATCCTGAACCTGAAGTTCTTTTGATTGGAAAAGTTCTTACGCAGCGAAAACGCAATGGATTCCGACTCGAGACTGCCCGTGGCCACCTGGTACAAAAGCGGCTGAAAGGTGTGGTAATTATGCTTATCGAGCATTAAAACCTCCACGGGTTTATCCTTCAAGTGCTTGGCTACCTGGAGGCCACCAAAGCCCCCGCCTACAATAACTACCAGTGGAAATTTTGAGCTGTCTGTTAAGTTCATAGCACAGGTGTTTTATTTTATACAATGATGCAACAAATGTATCTTTTTTGAACAGTTTGGATATTAATAGAAACAAAAAAGGCCCCAAAAGTTCTTTGGGGCCTTATAAATAAATTTATGGAGTTTATCTCAGGTCTTTTTTACCAAAGTCAACAATAACCGGTGTAGCTACGCAGATAGATGAGTATGTTCCGAAGATCACACCAATCAATAAAGCGAACGAGAATCCTTTGATCACGTCGCCACCAAATATGAACAACACGATCAATACGAATACCACAGTTAAAGCAGTAATGATAGTACGGCTCAACGTACTGTTGATTGCCTGGTTAATTACTTCTTCCGGGTTGTCAGTTTTAGCATGGTGTAGTTCCAGGAACTCGCGGATCCTGTCAAATACAACCACGGTATCATTGATAGAGTAACCAATTACAGTTAATATCGCTGCGATAAACGCTTGGTCAATATCCAGCGAGAATGGAAGTATATCCTTGAATATGGAGAAGAACGATAATACCAGTAAGGCGTCATGCGCGGTTGCAACCATCGCACCTAAACTGAACTGCCATTTGCGGAAACGGATCAGGATGTAAGCCGAGATCACAAATATGGCGAACAATACGGTATAGATAGCTGATGTTTTTAATTCATCAGCAACAGTAGCGCTTACTTTTGAAAAACCTACTATATCCTTATCGGTTATACGGGTTGCCTCTTTGGTACTCAGTGCCTGTACCAATATGTTCCTTACTTTAGCGTCTGCTGCAGCATTGTTATCCTTGATCATTAAGTTGGTAGTGATGCTAATCTTGTCGGCGCCAAATGTTTTAACCTCGGTACCACGACCCAATGTAGCATCAACAGCATCATGAATAGCTTCGGTAGTGACGCCTTTATTAGGGAAAGAAATGACATAGTTACGACCGCCTTCAAAATCCACACCGTAGTTAAATCCACGGGTGAAGATAGAAATTAAACCCAGGGCGATAAATGAGCCCGAAAGGATATAAAATTTAATACGATTCTTTACAAACTTGAAGTTGGCGTTTTTGAAAGTATGCGAGCTCCATGGGTTTGAGAATTTGATATCCCAACCTTTATCCAACATCCACTCAAATATAACTCTTGAGATTAGCAAAGAGCAGAATAATGAAGTAACGATACCAATCATCAGAGTGGTCGCAAAACCCTGTATCGGACCTGAACCAAACACAAACAGGATCACACCAGTTAAGAATGTACTGATCTGCGAATCGAGGATAGATGGTAAAGCGTGTTTGAAACCATCTGCTACGGCTATTCTTAATGATTTACCTAAACCCAGCTCTTCACGAACGCGTTCGTAAACCAATACGTTGGCATCAACCGCAATACCCAATGTGAGCACGATACCGGCAATACCTGGTAAAGTTAATACAGCACCTAAGCTGGTTAATACGCCCATCAGGAAAAATATGTTGATGATAACCGCTACTACCGCTACGGTACCCGCACGGTTGTAATAAGCAATCATGAATATCAATACTACAACCAAGCCTAATATGCTTGATGTAACACCAGCACTAATAGCTTCCTGGCCTAATGACGGACCTACTACCGATTCTGATATAATGTGAGCCGGAGCAGGTAAACGACCCGCTTTTAATACGTTGGCCAAATCCCTGGTATCTTCAATAGTAAAGTTTCCGGAGATAGAAGATACACCACCTGAGATTTCATTCTGTACGTTTGGTGCAGAGTAAACATTATCGTCCAATACAATGGCTACTGCTTTTTTGTTAGTGCCTGATGATGCCTCGGCAGTAATGGTACGCCATTTCTGGGCACCTTCTGAGTTCATGATCATCACAACCTCCGGATTTCCCTTAGGATCATTATCGGCACGAGCGTCATTGATCACATCGCCAGATAATACCGGGCCGTTGTCGGCACCTGTTAATTTGATAGCGTATAATGCAAATGCTTTGTCCTTGTTGTTTTTTAGTGGTTTTACTTCCCAAAGAAATTTCAGGTTGCGTGGTATTACCGCTTGTACATCGGCACTATGCAGGTAAGAGTTAACTTTAGCAGTGTCTCTTAGTGGAGCATAGCCTACAACAGGGCCCTGGCCTAATTGCTGCTGACCGCTTGCATCCTGACCAATGTTTGGAGACAACACTGAAAACAGTGGGTGCAATGCTGTAAATTGCGTTTTGTTAGCTAATGCCGCTGCAGATGTATCTTTAGCAGCATTTTTTTGAACTTTACTCAATAATGAACCTGCTTTAGCAGCAGTATCAGTTTTAGCGGCAGCAGTTGTTGTAGCAGCTTTGGCTTTTGATGAATCTGCTTTTGCTGTTTTATTTTTTGCAGCCAGCAAATTGTCAATATTGATCAGGTATTGATAAGCCTCGGCATTATCATAGGTTTCATAGAACTCTAACTTGGCAGAACCTTGTAACAATTTGCGAACACGTTCTGGTTCTTTTACACCCGGCAGCTCAACCAAAATACGATTTGAACTTTGCTCTAATTGAATGTTAGGCTGCGTAACACCAAACTGGTTGATACGGGTGTTCAAAACAGTATACGATTGTTTTACCGCTGTGTTAGCCTGATCTTTCAGATAAGCAGTAACTTCGCTGTTAGAGGCGTTAAACTTTAAGTGATCCTGGTTGTCTTTTGTTGAAAAGATAGCAGCCAGTTTACCGTTTGGATTCAGCTTCTCATACTCACTAACAAAAAGTGTGATGTAATCCTTTTGAGTGGTTTGCGCGTTTGCCTGTAATTTGTCGGCATTAGCCAAAGCCTGGTTGAACACCACATCAGGATTGTTGTTGGCAATTTTCCTCACCAATTCGTCGAGCGAAATTTGCATAGTAACATTCATCCCCCCCTTAAGGTCGAGGCCCAATGCTAATTCTCTTTGCTTAACGTATTGATAATTGTGTTTGAACAACGGATATACCGGTTGTGTAGACATAGAATCCAGATACGCTTTTTCTCTCTCAGGGTTACCCTTTGAATATACTTTGGCATCACTTTCAACTTTGCGCGCCACCCACGTGAAAGATAGCTGGTATAAGCATACTACAGCCAGCAGAATGGCGAAAAATTTAATAACCCCTTTACCTTGCATCGAATTATAATATGTAATTAATTAGTTTATAAGCTTTTTTTAAATAAGACGGCAAATCTAATAAAATTTCGCAAGCATGAAATTTTAAATTAAAACAATTTGATGACAGAAAATGTTACCTGCGTTCCAACGTGATGAAGGAGTAGGTGTACTTGTTTTTTTCGTCGGGTTCAAAGTTTTCCCTTTCTGTCTCTTTCCATTCCTGTGGATCTAATTCAGGGAAAAAAGTGTCGCCATCAAAATCCTGGTCGATCACGGTTAAGTAAACCCGGTCGGTAAGTGAAATGGCTTGCCGGTAAATTTGGGCGCCACCAACGATAAATACTTCCTCCTCGCCAATGCAAAGCTCCAGGGCGTCTTCTATAGAACCTGCAACTTCACAGCCCTCAATAGCGATGGACTGCTGGGTTACTACTATGTTACGACGTTTGGGTAATGGTTTGCCAACCGACTCATAGGTTTTACGCCCCATGATTACGGTGTGTCCGGTGGTGACATCCTTAAAATGTTTCAGATCGTTAGGTAAGTACCAGAGTAATTTATTGTCTTTGCCTATAGCGTGGTTTTTGGCTGTAGCAACTATGATAGATGTGGTCATTGGTTTATTAGTGTTATTGGTTCAGTAGTTAATTAGTCTTGGTAGCTTAATTTATTTGCTTAACTTTTTCAGCCAGCCATAATTTTATACCATCAAAATTTAATTCTCCTTTACTTGCTGATATTGTCATATCATATTTTTCATCTTCAGTGGCATAGATATCAAGTTCAAAATCAAGAAGTGTCAGTCTGAGTAAAGCATAGGCAGTTCTTTTGTTACCATCAAGAAAGGGATGATTAATGATAATACTTTCAAAGATAGCGGCAGCTTTGTCAATGGCTTCTGGGTACAGATCCAGTCCGTCAAAGGTTGCATTGGGGCGGGCTATAGCAGCTTCTAACCCTCCCTGGTCTCTTATACCTTTAACGCCACCAAACTTTTCAATTAAAATATTGTGGATTAAAAGAGTTGTTTGAAAGTCGATCATTGAGCAAGTCTTTGCAATAAGCCTTTATCTTCAGAAAGGATTTTTCTTAAATTATTAGCAAGCTTGATTTGCTCGGGTGATTGTGTTTGTAATTCTTTTACAAAATCTAAAATATCCTGTAATACAGTTTCAGGTACCTGGTCAAGTACTTTTTGTATTTCGTTTTTTATTTGAACCGAAGTCATATTCAAATTTACAAATTTTTAAAGTAATGGCAAGCAATGACCCAATCTACACCGCCACCTCGGCCTTAATGTGCGGCCATGGGTCATAGTTCTCCAAAGTGAAATCTTCAAACTTAAAGGCGAAGATGTCTTTCACTTCAGGATTAATCTTCATGGTTGGCAGGGGACGAGGCTCACGGCTTAATTGCAGATGGGCCTGATCCATGTGGTTATTGTACAGGTGAGCATCGCCAAAGGTATGAATGAAGTCGCCATAATCCAGATCACAAACCTGTGCCATCATCATCGTGAGCAGAGCATAAGATGCGATGTTAAATGGTACACCCAAAAATATATCGGCGCTTCGTTGATACAATTGACAAGACAGTTTGCCTTTTGTTTCGCCTTTGCCCAGGTTTGGGGGCTCCACATAAAACTGAAACAAACTATGACAAGGCGGCAAGGCCATCTGATTAACGTCGGCCACGTTCCATGCCGATACAATCATGCGGCGCGAATCGGGATTGTTTTTAATTTGATTGACCACCTGGGTTATCTGGTCGATGTGACCTCCGTCGGGTTTTGGCCACGAACGCCACTGATAACCATACACCGGCCCGAGGTTGCCTTCGGCATCGGCCCACTCATCCCAAATGCGAACGCCGTTTTCTTTCAGGTAGCTGATATTGGTATCGCCGCTCAAAAACCAGATCAGCTCGTGGATGATGGATTTAAGGTGCAGCTTTTTGGTGGTTACCATCGGGAAGCCATCTTTGAGGTTGAAACGCATCTGGTAGCCAAACACACTTACCGTACCGGTTCCTGTCCTGTCGTGCTTCTGCGCGCCGGTTTCCATTACATGGCTCATCAAATCGAGATACTGTTTCATTTTGTAGATTGTGATTAAGTTGATTGGGTAAATGGTTGGATTGAGTTGATTAAGTTTTGAAGGCTTAATGAACTCATGAACCGGTAAACCAATGAACAATTTTAAAAGGCAAAGAAAAATAATCTAATTTTGACATCCTAACCGATGTGTAAAAATACACGCGGTGTTAGTCTTTTTTCTATGATCCTTTTTCCCAACGCAAAAATAAACATTGGCCTCAACATTACCGAACGCCGGCCCGATGGTTATCATAATCTGGAAACCATTTTTTATCCCATCAACATCAAGGACGCGCTTGAGGTTGTAGAGAGTGATCAATTGAGTTTTGAATCCTCCGGTTTGGATATCCCCGGGAGGGCGGAGGATAATCTTTGTATCAAAGGATATCACCTTTTGAAAAATGATTATGACCTGCCGCCGGTGAGTATTCATCTGCATAAGAATATTCCTATAGGAGCCGGGCTTGGTGGAGGATCTGCTGATGCCGCTTATTTTATCAGGCTGATGAATCAACAGTTTGAATTGGGGTTATCCGTGGAGGAAATGACGGGTTATGCCCGCAAGCTTGGTGCCGACTGCGCTTTTTTTATCGAGAATAAACCTGTATTCGCTTTTGAGAAGGGCGACGAGTTTGAATCGATCAGGTTGGATCTGTCCAACTATAAAATTGCTTTGGTGATGCCCGATGTTCACATATCAACTGCCGAAGCTTACAGAGGGGTGAAGCCTGCACTGGTAAAAGAATCATTATTTGATCTCATCGCAGAGCAGCCCATCACTGAATGGAAAAGGTATATTAAAAATGATTTCGAGCTATCGATTTTCAAGAACCACGCGGAGATACGGGGCGTTAAAGCATCCTTGTACGAAGCCGGTGCTATCTACGCCAGCATGAGCGGGAGTGGAGCCTCGGTGTTTGGCATATTTGAGCAAACACCAGATCTGCGGCACCTGGAAGCAGAGAATGAAGTGTTTTACGATGTGTAGTTAGATTTCGGATTTCGGATGTTCGATTTAGGATTTGAAAGCTTGCCGATTTGAAAACTCAATGTCTTTAAATCCATAATTACCAAATCCGAAATCGAACATCCGAAATCCGAAATAAAAAATCACACTCCTGCATCTTCACTTACGCCACGTCCAATAGCCTCTATCCAATCAGTCTCGCCCCAGCCTTTTGCTACGGCGCTCAATAAGCGGCTGTGTAGAGTGTTCACCAGTGGCATGGGTGTCTGGCTTGTCTGGGATAGTTTAAATGCAAGACGCGCGTCCTTATAGCCTAATTTCGACTTGAAACCTACCGGCTCATATTGTTTGTTGGCGATGGCCCGGCCATAGTTTTGAAAAATGGGGACGTTGAACAGCGTCGATCCGAAAAAGTTGGCTACCTGTGCCCTGTCCAGTCCGTTCTTCTCTGCGAGTGTATAAGCTTCCGCCATCATCTCCATCGAAGCCATGATCATAAAGTTGCCTGCAATTTTTACCACATTCGCTCCACCTGCCGATTCGCCAAAATCAATCACTCCCTGACCAAGGCAATCCAGTATCGGCCTGGCAGTATCTTTGGCGTGTTGGTTGCCGGATACACAGATCCAGAGTTTGCGGGCTGCTGCTGCTTCGGCCCGGCCAAATACCGGAGCTGCCAGATAATGGTTGCCGGCTTCTTCATGAAGCAAGGTAAGCTGTTCAGACGTTTCGGGCGAAACAGTGCTCATGGAAATGTGCAGCGCGTGCTCAGGTAATTTTTCCAATATGCCCTGATCACCCAAAGTTATTTCCTTCAGAACATCATCGTCAGAAAGTACGGTGATCACGATGTGGGCTCCTTCGGATGCATCGGCAGGCGTTTGGCATTTGGTGACGTATGCCTGATCGAGCTCATCGGTTTTTGAATGGGTGCGATTATAAACCTGTAAGTGATAGCCCGACTTGATAAGATTTTGAGCCATAGGCATGCCTATGTTACCAAGGCCGATAAAGCCGATTTTCTTTTCCATAATTGTTGTGTAGCTGTTAGCTGATGTATTCTCTGTCTTCGTCGCTTAGTGTATTGGGGTCTTCTTTCTTGCGGATGTTGTCGTGATAGCCTTCAATGTCAAATTTTGCTTTCTTGGGTCGGCCGACAAGCCAGCCTAAAATAAAAGCTACTACGGCTACCACTGCCATCATCATCAATTTTGAAACATAAAAATTCGCGAATAAAAAAGCGAACGGAACCCTATCTGTGTTTTGCGCCAGCGCGGCTGTGAGCAAAATGGTGATGACTATTATGGTGATTGTTTTAATGCTCATGATGATTTGATTTAACAGTTTATACAATATCCGGTTTTTAAATCTTTATTAAAAATCATTTTCATCCGGCGCTTTGTGAAAATTCAAAAACATGGAGGGAAGGGTGTGTTTGAAATGGAAGCACCTGGGAAAATGATTTTCAGTTTTTATGAAGAAAGCGAAATGGATTTTGGATAGGGGAGAATTTAAATCCAGGTGAAAAAATCAACCAAGGAAAAACTGCCAGTTTAAAAAAATATGAGCGCCAAATGAAGACCCTGTTCCATGATTTCTGCTCTTCTGTTTTTTGACCTTTTCTGCCTCTTGGATTGCCAGACGTAGAGTCGGAAATAAGCTCTTGCTCCTTCGCTGAGAGTTCGAAAAATTTCACAGGATTTAATTTTTTGTATACAACTGGGAAGGATGTATCCTTTTTATTTCATTCTGAATTTTTAGGTTCATAACACTATCCTTAAGCTTTTATCCTAAATCCTTAATCTGTATTTTTTATTTATATAATGTTATATATTTATCTGAATATAAATTATATAAATAGATTATTTAAGTATATAAATTTTATTTGCTAATATTTTTAGTTTTTTGATATTTTACTTAGGTCTTCTTTGTTTAACTTTTACTTTTGATTAATCAAATAAATATTTGATTATTAAATTATTATAAAATTTAATTAATCTATGTTTTTAATTTTTTTTGATAAAATTTAAGGTATAAAAATGGTAGAACTAAAGATTTCATAAAATTGATTGAGTTTTTATTTAGTACACTAACTTAAAAATGAATTTTGCGACTGTTGTGTGAAAGAATGTTTAAACGGTGCTAAACCTGTCAAAAAATAATAATGGCTTACAGGGCTTAAAAATGGCCTTTAAAATCGGGTGCTTTCTATCCCCTATCGGGATAGGTCGGCGTCAAAAACAGAAGGAGTTGGTCTGCTTTTTGTCTCCATGCAGAGGGTTACCTGGGGGATAAATAGCCCGGGTATTTGCAGGGAAAAGTACAGGCTAAGGGAGTCGAAAAAGAAAAATTAAGACCTTACTTTTCGTTTGGCGATTTGCTTTTGAGCTACGGGATATAGGAATATTGTAGACAAAATAATGACCGCTCCCACCCAGAAACCTATCGTCATTTTATTCATATCACCGAAAAAAATGAACGACATCAGGATACCATAGACCGGCTCAAGGTTAGTGATGAGGGCTACTTTAAAAGCCGAAAGTTCGCGCATTACGGATACTCCGGCAACGTAGGCAAGTGATGTACATATGGTGCCAAGCAGTAGCAGATAGCCGATATCTTTTGGGTTTAGAATGAGCGAGCTGTTAAATCCAATGGTCAATAAGAGATATATGGATATCCAAAAAAATGCTCCTGTCAGCTCATAAAAAGCAATGATAGGTGCTTCGTTTTTCTTTACAAGTTTTGAATTGATGATCGAAAAAAGACTTGCGCAAACGGCGCTTACGAGTCCGGTAATGATGCCCTTAGTGTAATGTGATTCAAATTTAAATATTAAAACAATGCCGGTTATGATTAGCAAACCTGCCATGATCTCTAGTTTTGAGATCTTTGTTTTATTCAATAAAGGTTCAAATATTGCCGTAAATAAAGTGATGCTGGAGAGGCAAACCAGCGTTACCGGAACCGTAGATAGCTTGATGGAAGCAAAGAAAAGCACCCAATGACCGCCAACTAAGGCGCCCGTAAAAGCCATTTTTAGGAACGTTTTTCTGTCAACTTTGATACTTGTTTTGTTAAAATTGAAGTATAAAAACAAAGATATAACGGCAATAAGCACCCTGTACCATACCAATTGTACTGCAGAAATGGTTATCAAATTACCCAAAATACCAGTAAATCCCCAGATAAAAACAGTGAAATGGAGGATGATCAGGTTCTTGTTAAGGCTCTCCTTATTGCTTTTTGTGACCACTATTTTGGCGCTTTTAAGAGTAAATAATAGCCCAGCAAACCAAATGTAGTATTAGGAATCATGACGGTAAAAATAGGAGGTACACCACCTTTTATGGAGAATACGATAGAAAATCTCTCTACAATAATGTAAGTAAAACAAAGTAAAATACCAATTCCGAGAGGTAAACCAACACCTCCCCGCACCTTTCTTGACGATAAAGCTACACCCACAATAGTTAAAACATAAGCAGATAAAGGGTATATAAAACGATGGTATTTTTCGTAATAGAGGTTATTTAAAACCTCCGGACGGCGCAGTTTTTCCTTGTCAATATTCTTATTTAAATCCTTTAAAGACATGGCAGCATATACATTATCATATACCACAAAGTCACTTGGGTGCATATCAAGCGTGGTATCTTT is a window from the Mucilaginibacter inviolabilis genome containing:
- a CDS encoding NAD(P)/FAD-dependent oxidoreductase, coding for MNLTDSSKFPLVVIVGGGFGGLQVAKHLKDKPVEVLMLDKHNYHTFQPLLYQVATGSLESESIAFSLRKNFSNQKNFRFRIAEVTKVNAAKNTIDTTIGEIAYDYLVIATGSTTNFFGNKDIEKFSMPMKSIPEALNLRYSILQNIEEALLKPTPEERAPYLTFVLVGAGPTGVELSGALAELRNHILAKDYPELKKEDMKVYLVDFLPKVLGPFSEEASAATKDFLTKMGVEVLLGVKVDSYDGDEIKFEGGKTIRTKTVIWSAGVMGVIPEGIDPNFIERGNRIRTDSVCRVVGTSNIFAIGDVAAMITDETPKGHPGVAQVAIQMGQHVAKTIAQLINHEPTEPFNYFDKGSLATIGRNKAVADLGKIKFQGFFAWLVWLFVHLISLLGGRNKVIVFINWVSSYITYNGGTRLIIRKFEREGLTEDEHLPKTVD
- the secDF gene encoding protein translocase subunit SecDF, encoding MQGKGVIKFFAILLAVVCLYQLSFTWVARKVESDAKVYSKGNPEREKAYLDSMSTQPVYPLFKHNYQYVKQRELALGLDLKGGMNVTMQISLDELVRKIANNNPDVVFNQALANADKLQANAQTTQKDYITLFVSEYEKLNPNGKLAAIFSTKDNQDHLKFNASNSEVTAYLKDQANTAVKQSYTVLNTRINQFGVTQPNIQLEQSSNRILVELPGVKEPERVRKLLQGSAKLEFYETYDNAEAYQYLINIDNLLAAKNKTAKADSSKAKAATTTAAAKTDTAAKAGSLLSKVQKNAAKDTSAAALANKTQFTALHPLFSVLSPNIGQDASGQQQLGQGPVVGYAPLRDTAKVNSYLHSADVQAVIPRNLKFLWEVKPLKNNKDKAFALYAIKLTGADNGPVLSGDVINDARADNDPKGNPEVVMIMNSEGAQKWRTITAEASSGTNKKAVAIVLDDNVYSAPNVQNEISGGVSSISGNFTIEDTRDLANVLKAGRLPAPAHIISESVVGPSLGQEAISAGVTSSILGLVVVLIFMIAYYNRAGTVAVVAVIINIFFLMGVLTSLGAVLTLPGIAGIVLTLGIAVDANVLVYERVREELGLGKSLRIAVADGFKHALPSILDSQISTFLTGVILFVFGSGPIQGFATTLMIGIVTSLFCSLLISRVIFEWMLDKGWDIKFSNPWSSHTFKNANFKFVKNRIKFYILSGSFIALGLISIFTRGFNYGVDFEGGRNYVISFPNKGVTTEAIHDAVDATLGRGTEVKTFGADKISITTNLMIKDNNAAADAKVRNILVQALSTKEATRITDKDIVGFSKVSATVADELKTSAIYTVLFAIFVISAYILIRFRKWQFSLGAMVATAHDALLVLSFFSIFKDILPFSLDIDQAFIAAILTVIGYSINDTVVVFDRIREFLELHHAKTDNPEEVINQAINSTLSRTIITALTVVFVLIVLFIFGGDVIKGFSFALLIGVIFGTYSSICVATPVIVDFGKKDLR
- a CDS encoding dihydrofolate reductase, producing the protein MTTSIIVATAKNHAIGKDNKLLWYLPNDLKHFKDVTTGHTVIMGRKTYESVGKPLPKRRNIVVTQQSIAIEGCEVAGSIEDALELCIGEEEVFIVGGAQIYRQAISLTDRVYLTVIDQDFDGDTFFPELDPQEWKETERENFEPDEKNKYTYSFITLERR
- a CDS encoding type II toxin-antitoxin system death-on-curing family toxin, producing the protein MIDFQTTLLIHNILIEKFGGVKGIRDQGGLEAAIARPNATFDGLDLYPEAIDKAAAIFESIIINHPFLDGNKRTAYALLRLTLLDFELDIYATEDEKYDMTISASKGELNFDGIKLWLAEKVKQIN
- a CDS encoding thymidylate synthase — translated: MKQYLDLMSHVMETGAQKHDRTGTGTVSVFGYQMRFNLKDGFPMVTTKKLHLKSIIHELIWFLSGDTNISYLKENGVRIWDEWADAEGNLGPVYGYQWRSWPKPDGGHIDQITQVVNQIKNNPDSRRMIVSAWNVADVNQMALPPCHSLFQFYVEPPNLGKGETKGKLSCQLYQRSADIFLGVPFNIASYALLTMMMAQVCDLDYGDFIHTFGDAHLYNNHMDQAHLQLSREPRPLPTMKINPEVKDIFAFKFEDFTLENYDPWPHIKAEVAV
- the ispE gene encoding 4-(cytidine 5'-diphospho)-2-C-methyl-D-erythritol kinase → MILFPNAKINIGLNITERRPDGYHNLETIFYPINIKDALEVVESDQLSFESSGLDIPGRAEDNLCIKGYHLLKNDYDLPPVSIHLHKNIPIGAGLGGGSADAAYFIRLMNQQFELGLSVEEMTGYARKLGADCAFFIENKPVFAFEKGDEFESIRLDLSNYKIALVMPDVHISTAEAYRGVKPALVKESLFDLIAEQPITEWKRYIKNDFELSIFKNHAEIRGVKASLYEAGAIYASMSGSGASVFGIFEQTPDLRHLEAENEVFYDV
- a CDS encoding NAD(P)-dependent oxidoreductase, which translates into the protein MEKKIGFIGLGNIGMPMAQNLIKSGYHLQVYNRTHSKTDELDQAYVTKCQTPADASEGAHIVITVLSDDDVLKEITLGDQGILEKLPEHALHISMSTVSPETSEQLTLLHEEAGNHYLAAPVFGRAEAAAARKLWICVSGNQHAKDTARPILDCLGQGVIDFGESAGGANVVKIAGNFMIMASMEMMAEAYTLAEKNGLDRAQVANFFGSTLFNVPIFQNYGRAIANKQYEPVGFKSKLGYKDARLAFKLSQTSQTPMPLVNTLHSRLLSAVAKGWGETDWIEAIGRGVSEDAGV
- a CDS encoding DMT family transporter, yielding MVVTKSNKESLNKNLIILHFTVFIWGFTGILGNLITISAVQLVWYRVLIAVISLFLYFNFNKTSIKVDRKTFLKMAFTGALVGGHWVLFFASIKLSTVPVTLVCLSSITLFTAIFEPLLNKTKISKLEIMAGLLIITGIVLIFKFESHYTKGIITGLVSAVCASLFSIINSKLVKKNEAPIIAFYELTGAFFWISIYLLLTIGFNSSLILNPKDIGYLLLLGTICTSLAYVAGVSVMRELSAFKVALITNLEPVYGILMSFIFFGDMNKMTIGFWVGAVIILSTIFLYPVAQKQIAKRKVRS